DNA sequence from the Pseudoglutamicibacter cumminsii genome:
TCACGGCCCGGTGGGCGGCGCAGCAAGAGGGAAACCGAGCGGTATGCCTCAGCCTGCTTCGACAGGTCGTCGAAGATGATGAGGACGTGCTTGCCGCCGTACATCCAGTGCTGACCGATTGCGGAGCCAGCGTATGGTGCGAGGTACTTGAAGCCTGCGGCGTCGGATGCTGGCGAAGCAACGATGGTGGTGTATTCCATCGCGCCGTGCTCTTCCAAGGTCGACTTCACTGCTGCAATCGTGGATGCCTTCTGGCCGACTGCGACGTAGATGCAGCGAACCTGCTTGGTGACGTCACCCGAAGCCCAGTTTTCCTTCTGGTTCAGGATGGTGTCGATCGCGATAGCGGTCTTACCGGTCTGGCGGTCACCAATGATCAGCTGACGCTGGCCACGGCCGACAGGGATCATTGCGTCGATCGCCTTGAGGCCGGTCTGCAGCGGCTCGTTAACCGACTGACGCTGGGTCACAGTTGGGGCCTGCAACTCGAGTGCGCGGCGGCCTTCAGCCTTGATCTCGCCCTGATCGTCAATTGGCTGACCCAGCGGGTCAACTACGCGGCCGAGGAATTCGTCACCGACTGGTACGGAGAGAATCTCTCCGGTGCGGTGAACCTCCTGGCCCTCTTCAATACCTTCAAAGTCACCCAGGACAACAACACCGATTTCGCGGCGGTCCAGGTTCTGGGCCAGGCCCAGGGTTCCGTCTTCAAAACGAACCAGTTCGTTCGCCATCACGGAGGGAAGACCCTCTACGTGGGCAATGCCGTCAGCTGCCGAGACAACGTGTCCGACCTCTACACGCTCTGCGGAATCCGGGGTGTAGGACTCTGCGAAGGTGTTGAGTGCGTTACGGACTTCCTCGGCATTGATGGTCAGCTCGGCCATCTGCCTCTCCCTGCTCTCTAGATTGGTGGTCCCTACCGGTTTCCTGCCGGTCGAAGGGACGTCATGCTTTTAAAACTACTCGGTTGCGAACTTAGCTTGCGAGCTTGCGGCGTAAATCTGCCAGGCGGCTAGCAGCGGTTGCGTCAACCACTTCATCGCCTACGACAATGCGAACGCCACCTACAACGGCTGGGTCGATCACTTCGTTGAGGCGAAGTTCGCGACCGTACATTGAGTTCAGCCCTGCCTGTAGTCGTTCGCGCTGCGAATCGGTCAGCGGACGGGTCACACTCACCGTAGCGATGAAACGCTGCTGCCGGTGTGCCGCGATTTCGGCGAAGCGCTCTACCAATGCGGTAGGTCGCAAACCGCGAGGGTGAGATACCGCCTGCGCCAACAGTGTGCGGGTCACATCAGATGCCTGTGGAACAAGCTTCTGTGCGAGCTCAACCTTCGCGTCGACTGGTGCCTGCGGATCAGTGAGAGCCCACTGGAGCTCGTGATCGGAAGCGACCAGATCAACGAAACCGAGCAGCTCGGTCTGGAGTTTGTCCAGTCCAGCGGCGCCGTCTGCCTTTTCGGCAACGGTCGTCGCGGTGATGGCGGCGACGAGTTCGAGGGTGTCGCCTAGGTCCCGCTCGGTGGAGAAGCGCGAGCGCGCCAGCCCCTCGAGGACCTCACGAGCCTTATCACCGATACGCTCTCCGAAGAGGGTACGCACCAGGCCAGCTCGGGCTTCCGGTTCCCGCGATGGGTCCGTCAGCGCACGGCGCAAAGCTGCATTCTCGTCGATGACGTTCAGGGCGCCGAAAAGATCGGTCGCCCAGGAAAGCTCGGCGGTAGCGGCCGAAGACTCGAGTGCTGCCAGCGCGTTTGCCAGCGCCTCGTTCGTCGCAGTTGCCATTAGTTCGACGCCCCCTGCTGCTGTGCTTCGAGGTCAGCGAGGAAGCGGTCAACAACGCGCTGCGAACGTGCGTCGTCTTCGAGTGCTTCACCGACGATCTTCGAAGCGAGGTCGGTTGCCAACGTGCCCACCTCAGTGCGGAGGGAGGCCTGAGCAGCAACGCGCTCTGCCTGGATGCTGGCGTGTGCCTGCTCGGTGATGCGTGCTGCATCATCGGCGGCCTTAGCCTTCATCTCAGCAAGGATCTGTGCACCCTCAGCGCGCGCTTCCTCACGGATGCGGTTTGCTTCGGTGCGGGCTTCCTGCAGCTGCTGCTGGTATTCAGCTTTCGCAGCCTCGGCTTCAGCCTGTGCAGCTTCTGCCTTCTGGATGCCACCTTCGATAGCTGCGGTGCGCTCTTCGAAGGTCTTCTCGAACATCGGGGTGGCTACCTTGCCGACGATGATCAGCAGAACCAGGAAGCCGACGAGGGTGACGAGCACCTCCCACCAGTTCGGCAGCAGCGGATTAGCGGCGCCAGCCGCGAGGATCACTGCGTTATCCATGTTTCACCCGTCTTTCTTGCGTAATGGTGCATCAGCGTGGTTTTCCCTTGTGCCTTGATAGCCCAAGGAGAAGTCACGCGATTACTTCCAGACGAACGCGAAGACGAGACCCAGAATTGCAAGTGCCTCGGTAAATGCCAGGCCCATGAAGGCGAGTGGCTGCAGCTTGTTCTGGAGTTCCGGCTGGCGTGCGACACCCTGGATGAAGGCAGCGAACACGAGGCCCACGCCAATACCACCACCGATGGCGGAGAGACCGTAGCCGATGGCGTTGAGGTTTCCGGAGATCTGCATGATTTTCCTTTCACGGTGTCCGCGGTTTGTGAACTGGTTTTAGGGATCCGCGGACAAGGGCGGATGGTCTTCCTTATAACTTTTCGCTATAAGGCAGTTTGTTGGTTGATGCTAGTGGGCTTCCGCGATCGAGCTCTGGATATACACCGCGGTCAGCAGGGCAAAGACGTATGCCTGCAGAACCATGATGAAGATCTCGAAGAGGAACATACCTACTGCACCGATGAAGACGAGCACACCGAGTGGATATCCGTACCACTCACCCATCTTCAGGAACATGAAGTTCATCGCTGAGCCAGCAAGCGCAACGATCATGTGACCCGAAAGCATGGTCGCGAACAGACGCAGCGAGTGCGTCATTGGACGAACCAAGAACGTCGAAACGATCTCGATCGGGATCACAAGGAAATAGAAAGGCCACGGCACACCCGATGGCATGAGTGCGACCTTGAAGTAGCCAATCCCGTGGGTCTTGAAGCCCAGGTAAATCCAGTAGAGGTACACGATGCCGGCTAGCGCGTACGCTGTGCCGACGTGTGACGTGGTGGGCAGTTGGATGAAGGGCACAGCGCCCATCAGGTTGCTGACAAGGACAAACGCAAACAACGCCACGAGGAGTGGTGTGTACTTGCGGAATTCCTTTTCGCCGAGCATGTCACGGCCCACTGAGTTCCGGACGAAGGAGTAGAAGCCTTCACCGAAGAACTGGAAGCGGCCTGGAATCATCTGCCGCTTGCGTGCTGCAGCGACAAAGAACCACGAGAGGAGCAAAACAGTTAGCAGAACAACAAGCATCTGCTTACCAAAACCGGTGCCGTATTCGGCGCCCCACGGGATAATCTCCGGAAGGTGGAGGTCATCGATGGTTGGTGGGGTGAAACCGTCGGAACCGGCGGCTGTGGAAAGCGCAAGCGCGATCAACGCGTTTCCTCTCTAGAAGCTGTACGGCTGTCTCCGCACGAAACTCATCAGTGATGATCATCGTGATGCGCGGAGACTCGTGCTGGGGTTTGGTCTATTTCAGGCGTCCGGCTTCCCGGCGACGGTCCACGTGGTGACGCCATGCGATATAGAGCCCGGCCACGGCACCGAACCCGGCTCCTGCGAACAGTAGCCACGATCGGTCCAGGGCCATACCCGCGAACCATCCTATCAAACCAAAGGCGATGATCCCGCCCAAGAGGTAGGTGATGTATTCGCGTACTGGATGTTCCGCGGCATCTTGCGGCCCGTAGCCGCGTTGTGTCGAATTGAGTTTCTTTTTTGCCATGTTTTCCACTCGCTAGTTGTAGACCCTTTGGCGGACTTTCATAAGCGTGACCATCTCTGCGGCCTGCCACGCGACGAACGCCCCTATAGCGCCTGCGACGGCCCATCCGCGTGAGAACCAGCTTTCATCCGGTTGGATGAGCAACAGGAACCCGAATGCGATGACTTTGACGACGTACGTGATCATGAAGGCTGCAAGAACGGCGTCTGGTTTGGTTTTGCTGACAACGTGCGCCACTAGCAGTGAGATCGCGAAAAACACCATGACGACGACTGCCGCAGCGAACGCTGAAAAGGCACCCGGAAGGCCAGCGAAGATGGCGCCGAGAATCACGATGAGGACTGCTACCCCTCCCCCGGCGGCCGCG
Encoded proteins:
- the atpA gene encoding F0F1 ATP synthase subunit alpha yields the protein MAELTINAEEVRNALNTFAESYTPDSAERVEVGHVVSAADGIAHVEGLPSVMANELVRFEDGTLGLAQNLDRREIGVVVLGDFEGIEEGQEVHRTGEILSVPVGDEFLGRVVDPLGQPIDDQGEIKAEGRRALELQAPTVTQRQSVNEPLQTGLKAIDAMIPVGRGQRQLIIGDRQTGKTAIAIDTILNQKENWASGDVTKQVRCIYVAVGQKASTIAAVKSTLEEHGAMEYTTIVASPASDAAGFKYLAPYAGSAIGQHWMYGGKHVLIIFDDLSKQAEAYRSVSLLLRRPPGREAYPGDVFYLHSRLLERCAKLSDEMGAGSMTGLPIIETKANDVSAFIPTNVISITDGQIFLQSDLFNANQRPAVDVGVSVSRVGGAAQVKAMKKVSGTLKLDLAQYRDMQAFAMFASDLDAASRQQLTRGARLMELLKQGQYKPYSVPEQVASIWAGTNGYLDDVPVEDVNRFESEFLESLRHRTSILTTIAETGKLEDSTVAELESAIGEFKRGFFGEGHDTLVTAGHEEHDALAAEDVNQEQIVKQKR
- a CDS encoding F0F1 ATP synthase subunit delta, producing the protein MATATNEALANALAALESSAATAELSWATDLFGALNVIDENAALRRALTDPSREPEARAGLVRTLFGERIGDKAREVLEGLARSRFSTERDLGDTLELVAAITATTVAEKADGAAGLDKLQTELLGFVDLVASDHELQWALTDPQAPVDAKVELAQKLVPQASDVTRTLLAQAVSHPRGLRPTALVERFAEIAAHRQQRFIATVSVTRPLTDSQRERLQAGLNSMYGRELRLNEVIDPAVVGGVRIVVGDEVVDATAASRLADLRRKLAS
- a CDS encoding F0F1 ATP synthase subunit B produces the protein MDNAVILAAGAANPLLPNWWEVLVTLVGFLVLLIIVGKVATPMFEKTFEERTAAIEGGIQKAEAAQAEAEAAKAEYQQQLQEARTEANRIREEARAEGAQILAEMKAKAADDAARITEQAHASIQAERVAAQASLRTEVGTLATDLASKIVGEALEDDARSQRVVDRFLADLEAQQQGASN
- the atpE gene encoding ATP synthase F0 subunit C, with amino-acid sequence MQISGNLNAIGYGLSAIGGGIGVGLVFAAFIQGVARQPELQNKLQPLAFMGLAFTEALAILGLVFAFVWK
- the atpB gene encoding F0F1 ATP synthase subunit A yields the protein MIALALSTAAGSDGFTPPTIDDLHLPEIIPWGAEYGTGFGKQMLVVLLTVLLLSWFFVAAARKRQMIPGRFQFFGEGFYSFVRNSVGRDMLGEKEFRKYTPLLVALFAFVLVSNLMGAVPFIQLPTTSHVGTAYALAGIVYLYWIYLGFKTHGIGYFKVALMPSGVPWPFYFLVIPIEIVSTFLVRPMTHSLRLFATMLSGHMIVALAGSAMNFMFLKMGEWYGYPLGVLVFIGAVGMFLFEIFIMVLQAYVFALLTAVYIQSSIAEAH